One genomic segment of Falco peregrinus isolate bFalPer1 chromosome 7, bFalPer1.pri, whole genome shotgun sequence includes these proteins:
- the VGLL2 gene encoding transcription cofactor vestigial-like protein 2 isoform X1 — MSCLDVMYQVYGPPQPYFAAAYSRYHQKLSFFSKMQEAPESGSSASASSSFSSHPAASIKEEDCSPEKERPPEAEYINSRCVLFTYFQGDISAVVDEHFSRALSQPSSFSLGSAKAARNAGSWRDGSFPMSQRIFPPSFWNSTYQPSSVPATLSSPLAAATHSDLPFAATADPYTPASLHGHLHQGGPEPWHHAHHHHHHHPYIGTQSTAYPRPATMHEVYGPHFDPRYGSLLVPTASVRPHRLTPASVPTPVSPPCELGKSEAGAAAAWTTPGSFPSAAGDMAQSLSLNVDTARRYSFCGGSLLS, encoded by the exons ATGAGCTGTTTGGATGTTATGTACCAAGTCTACGGTCCTCCGCAGCCCTACTTCGCAGCAGCCTACAGCCGCTATCACCAG aaactctcctttttctccaaaatgcaAGAAGCCCCGGAGAGCGGCAGCAGCGCCAGCGccagcagctccttctccagccaCCCCGCGGCCAGCATCAAGGAGGAGGACTGCAGCCCCGAGAAGGAGCGACCCCCCGAGGCCGAGTACATCAACTCCCGCTGCGTCCTCTTCACCTACTTCCAGGGGGACATCAGCGCCGTAGTGGACGAGCACTTCAGCCGGGCGCtcagccagcccagcagcttCTCGCTCGGCAGCGCGAAGGCGGCGCGGAACGCCGGCTCCTGGCGGG ATGGCTCCTTTCCGATGAGCCAGCGTATCTTTCCACCGTCCTTCTGGAACAGCACGTACCAGCCCTCCTCCGTCCCAGCCACCCTCAGCAGCCCCCTGGCAGCTGCCACCCACAGTGATCTGCCGTTTGCTGCCACCGCCGACCCCTACACACCTGCCTCTCTGCACGGCCACCTGCACCAGGGTGGCCCCGAGCCCTGGCACCatgcccaccaccaccaccaccaccacccctacATCGGGACACAGAGCACTGCTTACCCCCGCCCCGCCACCATGCACGAGGTCTACGGGCCCCACTTCGACCCCCGCTATGGCTCACTCCTGGTGCCCACTGCCTCCGTCCGCCCCCACCGCCTCACCCCTGCCTCCGTACCCACGCCAGTCAGCCCCCCCTGTGAACTGGGCAAGAGTGAGGCAGGTGCAGCCGCGGCCTGGACAACGCCGGGATCCTTCCCCAGTGCAGCCGGGGACATGGCACAGAGCCTCAGCCTCAACGTGGACACAG
- the VGLL2 gene encoding transcription cofactor vestigial-like protein 2 isoform X2, whose protein sequence is MSCLDVMYQVYGPPQPYFAAAYSRYHQKLSFFSKMQEAPESGSSASASSSFSSHPAASIKEEDCSPEKERPPEAEYINSRCVLFTYFQGDISAVVDEHFSRALSQPSSFSLGSAKAARNAGSWRARRYSFCGGSLLS, encoded by the exons ATGAGCTGTTTGGATGTTATGTACCAAGTCTACGGTCCTCCGCAGCCCTACTTCGCAGCAGCCTACAGCCGCTATCACCAG aaactctcctttttctccaaaatgcaAGAAGCCCCGGAGAGCGGCAGCAGCGCCAGCGccagcagctccttctccagccaCCCCGCGGCCAGCATCAAGGAGGAGGACTGCAGCCCCGAGAAGGAGCGACCCCCCGAGGCCGAGTACATCAACTCCCGCTGCGTCCTCTTCACCTACTTCCAGGGGGACATCAGCGCCGTAGTGGACGAGCACTTCAGCCGGGCGCtcagccagcccagcagcttCTCGCTCGGCAGCGCGAAGGCGGCGCGGAACGCCGGCTCCTGGCGGG